The Lipingzhangella halophila genome segment CCAGGGCCGCTGGCGGAACCCGCGCACCGTCCACGGCTACATCCGCACCGCCAACCCGCTTGACGACAACGCCGTCACCAGCCTGGGCCTGTGATTCGGCGGCGCCGGCAATATGCGAAAATGCCCAGGTGATCGATGAGTTTCGCGCCGCGTTCCAGGAGCTGATCGACGCCTCTGTCGCGACCGACACCCGACGGTTCCCACCCGCCGTCCACAAGGTCTACACCCTGGCCTCCCACGTCCCCTCGGACGAGCGGAAACTCGCGCTGGAGGCGCTCGTGCCCCTCCTGGGCGGCACCCACGCCGCCCCCGGCGTCACCGCCGACCTCACCGTCGTCGCCGGCGCCATGGTCGAAATGGGCACCCCGCCCGGCGACGCCGGCCTGGCGGTCCTGCGCCGGCTACGCACCATGGGACAGGGCGCGGCCGTGTTCCTGCGGGCCTGGCAGCAAACCGACAGCGGCGCCCCACCCGACCCCGAAGAGGTCACCTCCGCCACCGAGCAGCAGATCGCCGCCGAACTCGGCGACACCGCCCCCCAAGCCACCGTGTGCTGGTGGACCATCCGCCGCCACGGACTGGCCGCCAAGACCATGCTCAGCGAGAGCAGTGTGCGCGCGGCGATCCGCACCGACCCCGAACTGCACGGCGAACTCGTCACGATCTCCGAGCAGCTCGGAACCGCCCTGTGGGAGTTCGAGGACGTCGGAGTGCTGCTGCAGATCTCCCAGGCGGTCAGCGCGCTCGTGCTCGACCGCGCCTCCGGGCGCGGTTTCCGGGTGCGCTTCGACGGCATCAGCGACAACTTCCAGTTCCACACCCTGCTCGCCGACGCCCTCGTCGGCGAGCAGGGCCAAGGCCTTGAGGGGCACCGCCCCGACGAGCGCTGGACCGCGGCCTTCCGCGACTCCGCCACCGACCCCGAGGCCCCGACCGTGCACGGCTGGTGGAACCTCACCGCAGCCGACGGCTCCCGGGTGGGCAACGAAGGCACTCCCGCCGACATCCCCACGGTCGAGGGGGAGCGGGCTGTGGTGCTCGACAAACCGGACCTCCACCGCACCTGGACCGCGGGACGGCACTACGCGCAGGTGCACGGTTCGCTGGAGGTCAGCGAAGAACTCACCCCGCAGCAGGCCACCCAGTGGTGGCAGCGCGTGGCCGGGGACACTCCCGCCACCAGCAGCACCCCCGAGGAGCCGGCCCTCGGCGGCGACCCTCCCGACCAGGCGCCCGAGGAGCCCCCGCAGCGCGCCTCGGCACCCACGGAGGCCATCCCCACCGTCACCGAGGCACCCCCCGAACCCGGCGAGGGGGAACACTCCGACACCCCGCACGAGGACGAGGACGCCCCCGCCCCGGGGGCCCACCGCATGCCGCCGCTGCCGCCCGGAGTGTCCGACAACTCCGGCTGGGGCCCAACCTGGCTGTAGGGGCCCGCGGCAGCGGGACTCAGGCCGTCCTGCGGCGCCGGCCGCCGCGCCGCGACTCCTCCGGGGGCTCCTCCTCGTCCCCGTAGAGCCCGTCGAAGTACTCGGCCGGGGTGACGGCGCTCTCCTCGTAGGGCTCGGCACGCACCCACCGCGACGCCACAAACAACGGTATGACCAGCGCGAACGCGAGCGGGAGGTACAGGCCCAAGCCGGCCAGCTCCAGGGCGCCGCCCAGTCCCGGTACGCCGGGCAGCCGCTCGAGCAGCTCCGGACGCAGCACGTTGACGGCGGTGAACCCGGCCAGGGACAGCCCAGTGATACCCGGCAGGAGGGGAGTCAGCCGGGGCGGGACCATAACCAGGGCCATCAGCAGCGCGAGCCCGAACAGGCCAGCGAGTCCGATGAGACCGGCCGTGGTCAGAAACGCGGCCTCACCCCCACCGAGCCCGGACATACGAGTGAACGCCCATCCGCCGCCCAGCAGCACCACGGGGGCAAGGATGAGTCCTGCTAAGAATCCGACGACATGTCGCACGGAAGCGCTCCTCTCAGTTGGGCATGCACCATAGCGATAAAACCACCCAGATAGACATCCGGGACACTTCGGGTGGACGCACGTACCGTACTGATCCCAACCACATTCGCACCACTGATCACACGAACCTCACGCCGCCGACCACGAACGGTAACCACAGTGTGGAGGTGCGTCCCACCCCCGCTGCGAGACACCGCATGACCACGCACCACGGACCACCGCCGGCCGCCCACACCGGCCGGGCGGACACGACTCATCCCTCACCCCGCCAGGCAGGCAGCGCGGCACTCCCACCTGTCGGCACGAGTCACCGCGACTGAGGCCTCACCCGCCCCACTCCACCGGATGGCCGTGCTCCAGATAGACCGTGCCTCCACACCGGGCCGCCTCCACAGCACAGGCGACCCGGCGGGCCGGGCCCGGGCGCAGGTAGCGCCCCGCCTCGGCGGGGTCGGCCAGGACCGCGTCGCTGAGCTCCTCGGCTGGCAGCCGCACCGCCTCGAAGTCACCGGGGCGCAGGCGACCCGCGAACACGAACACCGTCGCCGGCCGGGCATCCGGACTCAGACTGGGCGGCATCCAGTCCACACCCACCAGACCCGACAGCGGCGGGACGAACCCCAGCTCCTCGACACACTCGCGCCGGCACGCCCCCAACGGGGACTCACCCGCGTCGATCACCCCGCCAGGCAGGCTCCACCCCGCCTTGTAGGTGGGTTTCACCAGCAACAGCCGACCCTGCCCGTCGCGCAGCAGCGCGCTGGCCGCACCCCGGCTGCGCGGCAGACTCTCGAAGAACTCCAGCTCGGTGTCGGCCATGGCAACGACCCTACGCAGCGGTGCAGCACCGCCGCACCGCCCAACTCACACCGACGGCGTGCCCCGCACCGCGGGCGACACCTCGATCTCGTCAAGAGCGCACCAGGCCCACCCCTCGCCGGGCTCGGCCGAGACGACAATCGGATGCCCCGCCTCGGCGCTGTGCGCACTGGCATGGCGTTGGGGGGAGGAGTCGCAACAGCCCACGTACCCACACTGCGTACACACCCGCAGGTGCACCCAGTCGCGCAGCCCCCGCTTCAGACACCCCGTGCAGCCCGGACTCCACGGCAGCACCGGACGGATCTCACCGACATGCGGGCAACCGGTCTCGGCGGCGGGCTCGAACGCCACGACAACGGTCGGGTCGGGCTTACCGGCGCTGGCGTGCGCGACGTCCAGCAAATCCAGAACGGTGTGAGCCAACGGTTCGCTCACAGCCCGGGAGGTGTCGACCACCCGCCGCACATCGGCGTGATGCAGCCCGGCAACGTCGGGCGCGTCGCGGGGCCGCGCCACGATCGGAACCCCCGGCGCCACATTGTGCAGCGACTCAGCGATATGCGTGGTCTCCTCACCGCTGTTCTCGCAGACCACGATGAGCCGCAC includes the following:
- a CDS encoding NUDIX domain-containing protein gives rise to the protein MADTELEFFESLPRSRGAASALLRDGQGRLLLVKPTYKAGWSLPGGVIDAGESPLGACRRECVEELGFVPPLSGLVGVDWMPPSLSPDARPATVFVFAGRLRPGDFEAVRLPAEELSDAVLADPAEAGRYLRPGPARRVACAVEAARCGGTVYLEHGHPVEWGG